The Moritella sp. F3 genomic interval TAAAACCAACATTGGCTTTCTCACACAGTTGTCACATGTGCCTGCGCTGCAAAAGGCCAACCTTAATACGGATTTTCTACAGACCCATGCAGCGCTATTATCAGTAGTACCAGACAATATTAATTATGCGTTGCTCTTAGCAGCCCTGGCCTTACAACTTCAAGCTAAACAGCCTAATGCACTTAATCACACATTGAATAGCGACATCGAAGCTCATCACTCTCCCTGGGCACAAACAACAGGCTGGCGTTTAAATCAACCAGCGACCAACACGGTGAAATTAGCGACAGCGAATAACTCTCAAGCACAAGAGCAGCACCAATACAGCCTAGATGTGACAACGCTCACTCAAGGTTATCAAATTAAGCTGCATAGCCATGCTAATGAACAGCAAGAGTATCAAGTTCACGGCGAACTCTTGGGCCATGAACTCGGCGCATTTATTGATGGCCATAGAGTAAAGGCAACCGTGGTGATATCCGCATTGCAGGTTACCGTGTTTTATGCCGGAAAGACTACATTGCTATTTCGCCAAACGGCGAAACAGATTACGATGCAAAATAACAGCTCTACAACTAATATTAATACTACAGCAGACACAAAAATAACTGCACCAATGAATGGCGTTATCGTCAGTGTGCTCTGTCAACCGAATCAAGTTGTCGAGGCTGGTGAACCGTTAGTCGTGATGGAAGCGATGAAGATGGAATGCAACATAACCGCACCAACAGCTGGCACAGTAATAACAGTGTGTTATCAAGATGGTGACATGGTTGAAGATGGTGCTGAATTAATACAGTTAACCCCTTCTCCCATACTTGATAACAAGGAATGAGCCTGATGGCAATATTACCGCTGAATACGCTAAACCAACCCTCTAACAATCAATATAAACTGCCTGAACGCGTTAAAATTGTTGAGGTTGGTCCCCGAGATGGTCTGCAAAATGAAATAGCGATAAGTCTAAATGATAAAGTGTCACTGGTTAATATGCTCAGCCATACCGGATTAAGCATGATTGAATCGGGAAGCTTTGTATCCCCCAAATGGATACCACAAATGGCCAATAGTGGTGAACTATTTAGACGTATTAAGCGCACTAAAGGCGTAACTTACTCAGCATTAACACCTAACTTAATCGGTTTAAATGCTGCAATTTCTGCCAATGCCGATGAAATAGCTATTTTTGGTTCTGCATCAGAAAGCTTTAGCCGTAAAAATATAAACTGTTCTATTACCGATTCATTACGCCAATTTGAACCGCTTGTGAAACAAGCTCTCGCTGCAGGTTTACCTGTGCGAGGTTATATATCTTGTACTCTTGGGTGCCCATATGAAGGTTATATCAGCATTAATAAAGTCGCTAAAGTCGCGCAACAACTACAGCAAATGGGCTGCTATGAAATTAGCCTTGGCGATACCGTTGGAGTTGGTACGCCGGAAGCCACTAAAACCATGATTAACGCAGTGAATCAGTATGTACCAGTCGATAAGTTAGCTGTTCATTTTCATGATACTTATGGTCAAGCACTGGCGAACATCTATGCCGCATTACAATTAGGCGTGAGTGTTATCGACAGTGCAGTGGCGGGATTGGGTGGCTGCCCTTATGCTCAAGGTGCTTCAGGTAATGTCGCCAGCGAAGATGTGGTGTATATGCTCAATGGATTAGGCATTGAATCTGGTGTTGATTTAAGCGAGTTAATCGTCGTAGGTAACTTTATTAGTGAACGCTTAAAACGTAGCAATGGTTCAAAAGTCGCTCAAGCTTATCCCGCAGCGCAAGCACGGTTTCAATCATTAATATGAGGTGTTCATGATAGAAGAAGTACCGGTACCAATCTGGACGCCAAACCAAGCGCGTATTGACGCCAGTAATATGAGCCGTTATTTACAGTTTTTATCCGATGAATACTGCCTTACCTTTGCCCATTATCAGCAGTTACATCAATGGAGTATTAGTAATACGGCGCTATTTTGGGGCTCGTTAGTGCGTTTTTCTCAGCTTAAAGGCAGCTTTAATCTGGACCGTATTTTTGTCCTTAATGACTGCTTTTATCACTGCCAATGGTTTCCTGATTCAACCTTAAACTTTGCCGAAAACCTACTGTTTCCTAAAAATATAGCGGCGAGTGTTTCAACTAGAAATACAGAGACTGCCCCCCTCAATAGCGCAATCGAAAACGACAATAAATTAGCCATCATCAGTCACGGCGAAGATGGCCGCCGCAATCAGCTCAGCTACAAGCAATTACGCGATGAAGTCACTCGCATTGCAGGTGCTATGCGTGAACTCGGTATTGTAAAAGGTGATCGTGTTGCTGCTATACTTCCCAACAGCAGTGAAGCGATTGTTGCGATGCTTGCCACGACAAGCATCGGTGCTATTTGGTCATCTTGCTCGCCAGACTTTGGCCACCAAGGCGTACTAGATAGGTTTAGCCAAATCAACCCTAAATTATTATTCGCCTGCAACGGTTACCACTACGCAGGAAAAGCCATTAACATCACCACTAAAGTGACAGCCATTACCCGTGCATTACCTGAGTTACGCAAACTCATCATAGTGCCCTACCTCACAGTAACACAAGCACAACAATCAAATAATCCCGACCTTACAGCGACGACAGATAAAGATGCAGATACAAATCGCGACACAGTTAAGCACTGTCATTGGCAACACTTTAGCGCGACGATCCCTCGATCATTAAGCTTTGAAGCAGTCAGGTTCTCAGATCCACTTTACATTCTCTACTCGTCTGGCACAACAGGCATGCCTAAATGTATTGTCCACAGTGTGGGCGGGACGTTACTCCAGCATGTTAAAGAACTCGCCTTGCACACTGACGTTCAGGTCGATGATCGTATTTTTTATTACACCACATGTGGTTGGATGATGTGGAATTGGTTAGTCAGCAGTTTATCTCAAGGCGCCACATTAGTGCTATTTGATGGTTCACCATTTCATCCACACAAACAGATACTCTTTGAACTCGCAGACACAGAGAAAGTCTCTATATTTGGCGCCAGCGCTAAGTATTACTCCGCTTGTGATAAAGCGGCATTACGCCCCGCTGATAACTATAACTTGACTCATTTAAAAACTTTACTATCAACGGGGTCACCTTTATCTCACGAAAGCTTTGATTATATTTATCAGTATATTAAAAAGGATTTATGTGTTTCGAGTATTAGTGGCGGCACCGACATTATCTCTTGCTTCACGCTCGGCATGCCAACACTGCCTGTTTATCGGGGTGAGCTCCAATGTTTAGGTTTAGGTATGGATGTCGCCTTCATGCATAGCGAAGAGTCAAAGCAAGTAACTGAAGGGAAAGGAGAACTGGTTTGTCGCCAACCCTTCCCTTCAATGCCGACTGGGTTTTGGCAAGATCCAGGCGATCGTAAATATCATCACGCTTATTTCAGTCGTTTTGATAATATCTGGGCACATGGTGATTATGGCGAGCTGATAATGCATCATAGCTACACCAATAGTGACGCCAATACTACCGATAAAAACAAATTACAAGATATCGAAATAAATCAAGTTGGCGTTATCATCCATGGTCGTTCGGATGCCGTATTAAATCCCGGAGGTGTACGCATTGGCACCGCTGAAATATACCGGCAAGTAGAAAAACTACCTGAAATACAAGAGTCTATCGCCGTTGGTCAGCAATGGCGCAATGACGTACGGGTGATCTTGTTTGTTCGTTTATCAGAACACACGGTCTTGGATAGCCAGCTAATACGTAAAATTAAACATGTGATCCGCAGCAATACCAGTCCAAGACATGTACCTGCTAAAATCATTACTGTCACGGATATACCCAAAACCATCAGTGGTAAAATCGTTGAATTAGCCGTACGTAATATAATACATGGCATTGCTGTCACCAATAAAGATGCTCTTGCTAATCCAGACGCGTTAAGCTTGTTTGCTAACCTAGCTGAACTACAATGTGAATAAAGCTTATTCTGTGTTTAAAAAAACATAACTTGCATATCGTATATTTACAATATACGATATGCATTATTGAGAACGAAAAGCCTAGAAATAGGCAACGCTATTCCTAAATTAAAGACTAAACATACTGCCTGTAGTATCAGTATTAGAGAGGTTCGGATGTCGTCCATTATAATAAAACACTTTTATCACTCAGATAGCAGCACAATAAGTTACATTATTTACGATTTAATGAGCCTTCAGGCTACCATCATTGATAGTGCGCTCGATTATGAGAGTAACTCAGGTAACATTACTTTTGACTTTGCTCATACTCAAATTGAATTTATAAAGCAGCACAACTTAACACTTGTATGGATATTAGAAACACATGCCCATGCAGACCATCTATCTGCTGCTCATTATTTACGTTCACAGCTCGGTGGTAAGATTGCAATTGGCAAATACATCATTCAAGCACAGCAAACCTTTAAAGATATTTTTGCGTTAAGCGACACTGAAATATCTGTTTCAGGTAAAGAATTTGACCAACTATTAAGCCACAATGACACCCTATTTATCGGTGATACTGCCATTAAGGTAATTGAAACCCCTGGCCACACCAAAGATAGTGTCACCTACCTCATCGAAGATAATGCATTTATTGGTGACACGTTATTTATGCCCGACAGTGGTTCCGCGCGCTGTGACTTCCCCGGCGGCGCGGCATCAGAACTCTACCAGAGTGTAAAACGACTCTACGCGCTTGCAGACCATACCAAGCTATGGATGTGCCATGATTACCAGCCAAATGGTAGACAATTACAATTCCAAACCACCGTAGCAGAAAGTAAGCTGTCGAATATTCATATTACAAAAGATGTCTCTCTCGATCATTTTGTCTCTATCCGTCAAACTCGCGATAGCAAACTTGCAGTGCCAAGACTCTTGTATCCGGCATTACAAGTAAACATTAAAGCAGGCGAATTACCGCAAGCAGATGAGCACCAACCTGCATTCTTCAAAATACCTGTTCATATATTAAGGCATATAGTACAAACAGAGGATGTTAAATGACTCAACTAACACTTTTAGACTCAATTCTAGGTGGTGTAATTTTATCAATAGCCGCTTTATTTCTACTGTTTGGCATAGGGAAGTTAAGCGGTATCTCAGGGATTTTTTATGGCTTAAAGAACACCCGAACATCAGGTGAATATTGGCGAGTGCTGTTTGTTCTTGGCCTAGTGATAAGCCCTTTCTTTGCAGCGTTATTTGGGTTTTCATTACCGAGCAGTATTGATGTGATTTGGCCTGCGATTATCGTTGGTGGTTTACTCGTAGGTATCGGCACTCGCGTAGGATCAGGCTGCACCAGTGGTCATGGAATTTGTGGCATCGGTCGACTTTCAGCACGTTCACTGGCTGCGACTATCACCTTTATGAGTACAGCTGTTATCACTGTATTTTTTGTCAATACTCTATTTTTATCAACAACCTAACTTAAGGTAAAACATGAAATTATTTATAGCCTTATTCAGCGGTATCTTATTTGGTTTTGGTCTCATCGTTGCGCAAATGGTCAACCCTAATAAGATAGCAAACTTTCTTAATGTTACCGGAGATTGGGACCCGAGTTTAGCGTTTGTGATGGGCTCAGCATTATTGCTATTTATTCCTGCCTATAAGCTATTAAAGCAAAAATTTCAGCAGCCTTTATTTGCAGATGAATTCAGCCTACCAACAGCTAAATTAATCGATCGCCGCTTAATCATTGGTGCTGGACTGTTTGGTATCGGCTGGGGAGTCTCAGGTATTTGCCCAGGTCCTGCTTTGGTAAATATAACAGGTGGAGAACCGAAGATTTTCGTCTTTATATTTGCAATGATGCTGGGGATGTATATTTCTAACTATGTTAATATGGTGATATCAAAGCCAAAAGATTGATTAACTATGACTGAACAAATGAGCATTGAGCGATTAGAGAAGAATGCAGCTAAAGCTGAATCACTCATGAAAGCATTAAGTAACAAACATCGCTTGATGATATTGTGCTTGTTACAGCAAGGTGAACTGTCTGTATCAGCGCTGAATGAATTAATCCCGATCCCGCAATCAACGTTATCACAGCATCTTGCTTGGTTAAGACGTGAGGAATACGTAAAAACTCGCCGCGAAGCACAGACTATCTACTACCAATTAGATGATAGCAACGTGACAAAAGTGATAAATGTATTGCACGACATCTTTTGTGATTAAACTTTTGAGCAGTAGTTTGATACTTCCTCGGTTATACAAGCAGATAACAGTAAAAAGGGTGCAAATATACGCACCCTTTTTACTGACTAAGTTTTGCTGTTATAACCAGCCTAATCCCTAGTTTTTATATTTACTTGCATCGATGCCTAGCAGCTTAGCAATACCGTGGGCATAAGCTGGGTCTGCTTTAAAGCAATGACGTAAATGACGAAGTTGAATTTCTTCAGGCACGCCACCGATATTACGAGCGGTATTATCAAATAACACAGCTTGCTTCTCTGGCGTCATCAAACGGAATAAATCACCTGGCTGACTAAAGTAATCATCATCTTCACGATGATCCCAATGTGCAGCTGCGCCATCTAAACTTAACGGTGGTTCAGAGAAGTCTGGTTGTTCAGCCCATTCACCTTGATCATTTGGTTCATAACCAACCGTGCCACCATGATTACCATCAACACGCATCGCACCATCTCGATGATAACTGTGCACAGGGCAACGTGGAGCATTAACAGGAATACTGTGATGATTTACACCTAAACGATAACGCTGCGCATCACCATACGAGAACAAGCGCCCTTGTAACATTTTATCCGGAGAGAAACTGATACCTGGTACCACACTTGCTGGATTAAATGCAGACTGCTCCACTTCAGCGAAGAAGTTTTCAGGGTTACGGTTTAGCTCTAGCTCACCCACTTCAATCAAAGGATAATCGCTATGCGGCCATATTTTCGTTAAATCAAACGGGTTGTAAGGTACTTTCGACGCATCATCTTCTGGCATGATTTGGATTTGCATCGTCCACTTAGGAAAATCTTGATTATCAATGCTTTCAAGTAGATCTCGATGATGACTTTCGCGGTCTTTACCAATCAAAGTTTCTGATTCAGCATCCGTTAAATTCTTAATACCTTGCTGTGATTTGAAATGGAATTTAACCCAAAAACGTTCGTTATCACTGTTAATAAAACTAAAGGTATGACTACCAAATCCGTGCATGTGACGGTAAGTTGCCGGAATACCCCGGTCACTCATCACGATCGTTATTTGATGTAATGCTTCAGGTAATGACGTCCAAAAATCCCAGTTGTTCTTAGCGCTGCGCATGTTGGTGCGCGGATCACGTTTTACCGCATGGTTAAGATCAGGGAATTTAAGTGGGTCGCGTAAGAAGAACACAGGTGTATTATTACCAACCAGATCCCAATTACCTTCTTCGGTATAAAACTTCATCGCAAAACCACGGATATCACGCTCCGCATCGGCTGCACCACGCTCACCAGCAACGGTGGTGAAACGCGTGAATAGCTCGGTTTTTTTGCCTATCTCAGAGAATATCTTGGCCTTGGTAAATTGAGTAATATCATGAGTAACAGTAAAGGTACCGTAAGCGCCAGAACCTTTAGCGTGCATACGACGCTCTGGGATCACTTCACGATCGAAGTGAGCTAGTTTTTCCAAAAACCACACGTCTTGAAGTAATTGTGGGCCTCTTTTACCTGCGGTTTGTACATTTTGGTTATGGGCAACAGGACAACCTGCTGCAGTCGTTAATTTTTTACTCATCACTAATTCCTTATCTAGGCTAATTTTCACTGTAGAAACGAACGTGTATTACTGTTTTTTCATTATTGTTTTTATTTATTGCTTGTCTTTCTTTTCTTGCACTTCAATCTCAACGTCCACTAAAAATGTTTTCTATATGTGTTTGGCCAGCTTGCTTGCCAATCAAATAGCCTTTATTCAAGGCCGCTTTATTCATTGTTAATCTTTTAACACTAAATTCTTCGGGTGGCGCTATCACTCGAATGGTTAGGTCGCTCGGTGGATTTTTTATAAATTCGAGGGACTCGTTATAATTTGTTGCTCTTACCATCATCGACTTGGCGATATTAGGATGCTGAGAGAATAATTTTTTAACCAACCATGGATACTTAATCGTTTGTTTTTCATAACTAAGCGGATGAGAAAGGACGACGGTGATATCACGCGCACCCAGTCGATATGCTTTGCGAACGGGAATCGAGTCTGCAACACCTCCATCAGTATAGCAGCCGCCTGAAAAGCAAGGTGTGTCACGATAAGCAATCGGTAATGCTGTCGTGGCTTCTAACACATTAGCTAATGTATCAGGTTGAATGCGATGGTAATCAGCATCCCCTGTTTCTATATCCGTTACTGCGGCATACATCGGAATATTGCTAAATAATTTATCATGATCAATCGGATACCGTTCCATTGACGATTCCCATAACCATTTAACATCAACCAAATTACCGCCTTTGGCAAACCGCACCGGATTAAAAAAGGCTTTATCTGTGGCCATCGTAGTGATCACATTGAAACTACGTTGTGGAGCATTCGCCAAATAACCAATTAAATTAGATGCACCCGCCGAGACACCAATGGCAAAGTCATAAGGCAAATAGTGTTGTTCCATAAAAGCATCTAATACGCCGCTGGCAAAAATACCGCGCATACCACCACCCTCAACTATTATTGCTCTTTTTTGCATTGGCTTATCCCCTTTCAAATCAATATATAAAGAATATAGTGTTTTTACCATAAAGAAAAAGTGGTTAAACCGAAAAGAACAATAGTCAAAAACTATTGAAAATATGATTACATACTAAATGATTAATTAAAGATACACCGCACCAACTTGGTGCTTTTAGCATTAAATACCGCTTTACTATGGTGATAAAACATATACCCATTTATAAATACATTTAGCTTTCAAATAGTTAACATTTGGCCCAATTTTTGATATAAGTACAGCTTACAGACTCGTGACTTTTTAAATGAATTAGGGAGTGATATAAATATGCAAGACACACTAACGGTCGTACTCGCAGGTGGAATGGGCGCACGTCTTTCGCCACTAACTGATAATAGAGCAAAACCAGCTGTGCCTTTCGGTGGCAAATACCGCATTATTGACTTTACCCTAACCAACTGCCTTCACTCTGGTTTAAGGCGCATTCTAGTACTGACTCAATATAAATCTCACTCACTGCAAAAACACTTACGTGATGGCTGGTCTATTTTTAATCCTGAACTCGGAGAATACGTAACAGTCGTCCCACCACAAATGCGTAAGGGAGACAAATGGTATAGCGGCACTGCGGATGCTATTTATCAGAACCTCTGGCTACTCTCACGCAGCGAAGCTAAATATGTTGTAGTGCTTTCAGGCGATCATATCTATCGAATGGATTACGCGCCGATGCTAGAACGCCACAAAGAAAATGGCGCTGATTTAACGGTAGCCTGTATGGAAGTACCTATTGCTGAGGCGTCCAATTTCGGGGTGATGTCAACAGATGAAGCAAAGAAGATCATCGCATTTTCTGAAAAACCAGAACAGCCAACCCCCCTGCTCAATGATCCAGAAAAAAGCCTTGCCTCGATGGGTATCTATATTTTTACCACCGATGCATTAATCGATGCTTTAGAACAAGACGCCGATAATCCACTTTCCAATCATGATTTTGGTAAGGATATTATTCCCAAATTGATTGATAAAGAGAAGGTTTATGCGCATAAATTTGCAGGCAGTTCAGGGCGAGTGTCTAAAGATGCTTACTGGCGTGACGTGGGCACGATTGATTCTTTATACCAAGCCAACATGGATCTGCTAAAGCATGTATCACCCATTGATTTATATCAGCGCGATTGGGCAGTCAGAACCTATGAACGTCAATTACCACCAGCAAGAACAACGTCTTCAGAAACAGGTAATGAAGGTATTTTTATTAACTCGTTAATATCCAATGGCGTATTGATTACCGGAGGGTCGGTACAGAACTCGGTACTTTCGGCCAATGTGAAAATTAATGATGCAGCGACGGTGTCTGCCAGCATCTTGTTTGATAATGTTGAGGTCGGTGAATATTGTCAATTGAAGAATTGTATTATCGACAAGCACGTTAAAATCCCGCCAAGAACGAACATCGGTATTAATGCAGCTGAAGACGCAGCTCGATTTACTATTTCAGAACAAGGTATCGTCGTTGTTCCTACTTGTTATAAGTTCGAGTAAATAACTTATTATCAGTTCGCGTAGAGCTAAAGGTTAGCGTTTAATAAAGCTATTCTTTGGCTTTCAATGCGTTAGTAAACTCAGGCAATACATCAAACAAATCTGCGACTAGCCCATAGTCTGCTACATCGAATATGGGCGCGTCAGGATCACGATTAATAGCAACAATAACCTTGCTCCCCGTGATCCCGGCGATGTGTTGAATGGCGCCAGAAATACCCACCGCAATATACAGATCTGGAGCCACAATCTTACCAGTTTGTCCAACCTGTAAATCATTAGCAACAAATCCAGCATCGACGGCAGCACGACTGGCCCCCACAGCCGCATTTAGCTGATCGGCCAAACTATCCAACAATACAAAATTATCTGCATTTTGCAGGCCTCTACCACCAGCAATGACCACTTTAGCCGTGGTTAATTCCGGCCGTGATGATTGGGTTAACTCCGCGCTAATAAACTCAGTTTTACCATAATCCGCTTGCACAGCTAATTCAACAACAGGTACTTGCTTAGCATCATCTAACGACGAAGTGTTTAATGGGACAGGTTCGAACGCGCTGCTACGTACAGTGATAACTTGAATTGAATCACTCGATTGTACTGTGGCAATCGCATTACCAGCATAGATAGGTCGTTTAAAAATATCCGCTGATTCTACGCTGATTATATCGGAGATCTGGGCAACATCTAATAAAGCCGCGATCCTCGGTTGATAGTCCTTACCGGTTGTGCTGGCAGAGGTCATAATATGACTATAGTGACTTTGAAATGGGGCTTGCTTGGCATCTTGAATTTGCTTGAGTTCTTGATTTGTACCTTCAACGAGCGATACCACTAACGAGGCTATATTCTCTGCTAACGAATATTGATATAGAGGAGCATCGGTAATTAATATTTTGCTTAATCCCGCGATGCCCTGTGCCATATCCACAACAGCCTGGCAGTCGTGCCCAATGATAAGTAAATGTAATTCGCTATCACCGTCATAGGTCGCTATCTCAGCCGCCGCTGTTAGCACGCTTAACGTAGCGGCTTGCAATATATTGTTATTATGCTCTGCTACTATCAATATCGCCATTTAGATCACCTTTGCCTGTTGTAGTTTATCGACCAGTTCAGCAACATCAGCCACTTTAACCCCCGCTTGACGCACAGGTGGCGGCTCGACTTTTAGCATGGTTAGTCGCGGTGATAAACTAAACTTCATCGCCTCAGGAGAAGTGACAGTGATCACTTTACGCTTGGCTTTCATGATATTCGGTAGCGAGGCATAACGTGGGGTATTTAAGCGTAAGTCAACAGTCACAACGGCCGGTAAGCTTAAAGCTAATGTGACTAATCCCCCGTCGACTTCACGGGTTACTTTAATTTTATTTGGCACAGTGAACACAATATCAGAAGCAAAAGTACCTTGCGGCATACCAGTCAGCGCCGCTAACATTTGCCCTGTTTGATTATTGTCTGTATCAATCGCTTGCTTACCGAGTAATACTAAATCGGGTAGTTCTTCTTGCACTATTTTATGCAATAACTTTGCTACATCAAGCGACTGCACTTCTTCATCAATTCTAATCAGGATTGCACGGTCAGCGCCTAAAGCTAATCCCGCACGCAACTGCACTTCAGCCTCTTTTGCGCCAATACAGACTAAGACAACTTCATCGGCAGAGCCTTGTTCTTTAAAGCGTATAGCTTGCTCAATCGCAATTTCACAGAATGGATTAATGGCCATTTTGACATTCGCTGTTTCAATACCTGTTTTGTCAGTGTTCACCCTGACATTTACCGTGTGGTCAACAACCCGCTTCACTGCGACTAATATTTTCATAGCATCCCCAAGACATACTTGTATTTATTCAATCAAGTGGTTATGCATT includes:
- a CDS encoding electron transfer flavoprotein subunit beta/FixA family protein; this translates as MKILVAVKRVVDHTVNVRVNTDKTGIETANVKMAINPFCEIAIEQAIRFKEQGSADEVVLVCIGAKEAEVQLRAGLALGADRAILIRIDEEVQSLDVAKLLHKIVQEELPDLVLLGKQAIDTDNNQTGQMLAALTGMPQGTFASDIVFTVPNKIKVTREVDGGLVTLALSLPAVVTVDLRLNTPRYASLPNIMKAKRKVITVTSPEAMKFSLSPRLTMLKVEPPPVRQAGVKVADVAELVDKLQQAKVI